A genomic segment from uncultured Alistipes sp. encodes:
- a CDS encoding sn-glycerol-1-phosphate dehydrogenase encodes MDKIESALTRTTDTRAVIFGVGTLPRVSELFTQLFPGNRAVVIADPNTWRVAGEEVHRLLEEAGIPQDAPCLLTDPSLYAEWRFIEELDALLAGTDAIPVAVGSGVINDLTKLSSHHNGRRYLIVGTAASMDGYTAYGASITRDGNKQTFDCPAPLGMLFDPSIAAAAPAELSASGYADLIAKIPAGADWMLADAVGSDPIDRFAFPLVQDDLPEALSDPAGVHAGDVTKVGQLAEGLILSGFAMQAVQSSRPASGAEHQFSHLWDMEHLRYNGASVSHGFKVGIGTLASTAFFEMLLETPVEQLDIERCVEAWRSWPETESDIRALFGNDTELVARALKETRDKYVGKEGLREELSRLKAAWPELRERIRRQIIPFEEVQRRLQLVGAPYEPEQIGVSRARFLEAFRKIPYMRSRYSVVDVAFRCGWMEGWLERLFGPGCIWSIH; translated from the coding sequence ATGGATAAAATTGAAAGCGCTTTGACGCGGACAACCGATACCCGGGCCGTGATATTCGGCGTCGGGACACTTCCCCGCGTGTCGGAACTCTTTACGCAACTCTTCCCCGGGAACCGGGCCGTAGTCATTGCCGACCCCAATACGTGGCGTGTGGCCGGCGAGGAGGTGCACCGCCTTCTCGAAGAGGCCGGCATCCCCCAGGATGCCCCCTGCCTGCTCACCGACCCGTCGCTTTACGCCGAATGGCGCTTCATCGAGGAACTTGACGCCCTCCTGGCCGGGACGGATGCCATCCCCGTCGCCGTCGGCTCGGGGGTCATCAACGACCTGACCAAGCTCTCGTCCCACCACAACGGCCGCCGCTACCTGATCGTCGGGACCGCCGCCTCGATGGACGGCTACACTGCCTACGGCGCCTCGATCACCAGGGACGGAAACAAACAGACGTTCGACTGCCCGGCGCCGCTCGGCATGTTGTTCGACCCGTCGATTGCGGCCGCAGCCCCCGCGGAGCTCTCCGCGTCGGGATATGCCGACCTGATCGCCAAGATCCCCGCCGGAGCCGACTGGATGCTGGCCGACGCCGTGGGGTCGGATCCGATCGACCGGTTTGCCTTTCCGCTCGTCCAGGACGACCTTCCGGAGGCGCTGTCCGATCCCGCCGGGGTTCATGCCGGGGATGTCACGAAGGTCGGGCAGCTGGCCGAAGGGTTGATACTGAGCGGTTTTGCCATGCAGGCCGTACAGTCGAGCCGCCCCGCTTCGGGGGCCGAGCACCAGTTCAGCCACCTCTGGGACATGGAGCACCTGCGCTACAACGGCGCTTCGGTCTCCCACGGCTTCAAGGTCGGCATCGGGACGCTGGCCTCCACGGCCTTTTTCGAGATGCTGCTGGAGACACCCGTCGAGCAGCTCGACATCGAGCGTTGCGTCGAGGCATGGCGATCCTGGCCCGAGACCGAATCCGACATCCGGGCCCTGTTCGGCAACGACACCGAACTCGTGGCCCGGGCGTTGAAGGAGACGCGCGACAAATACGTCGGCAAGGAGGGGCTGCGCGAAGAGCTGTCGCGCCTGAAAGCGGCGTGGCCCGAACTGCGGGAGCGCATCCGGCGCCAGATCATCCCCTTCGAGGAGGTGCAGCGGCGGCTGCAGCTCGTCGGAGCGCCCTATGAACCGGAGCAGATCGGGGTCTCCCGGGCGCGCTTCCTCGAAGCGTTCCGGAAAATCCCCTACATGCGGAGCCGCTACTCGGTTGTCGACGTCGCCTTCCGCTGCGGATGGATGGAGGGTTGGCTCGAACGGCTCTTCGGTCCGGGATGTATTTGGAGCATCCACTGA
- a CDS encoding MFS transporter — translation MTPEQNKRFKRWQMRTILATMVGYALFYFVRKNFSLAMPGLEADLGISKVSLGIFLTLNGIIYGVSRFVNGILADRMNARWYMAIGLALCALANFAFGFGEDISTWITGEETGDRFTNTMILFMGIMWVVNGLLQGSGFPPCARLLTHWIPPKELATKMSLWNTSHSIGAGLVVILCGYIMGHLGQNLSADPEAVARIAANLGIESSDSEGMATVMSFAAHSGAWRWCFWVPSAIAFAGAIGLVAFLRDTPTSVGLPELEGTEVDNGSAQGTVDRKGVEYKAFLMKHVFRNPLIWILGAANFFVYVVRFSVLDWGPSLLSQSKGVSMAHAGWLVAMFEIAGILGMLFAGWATDRWLKGRAHRTCVFCMAGAALFVFLFWRLPSDAPIWLLFATLCAAGFCIYGPQALIGIAAANQATKKAAATANGLTGLFGYASTLVSGVGLGFVAQHYGWSWAYVGILGMALIGMVIFLLMWDARADGYATESGDR, via the coding sequence ATGACACCCGAACAGAACAAACGTTTCAAACGCTGGCAAATGCGCACGATCCTCGCCACGATGGTCGGATATGCGCTCTTCTACTTCGTGCGCAAGAACTTCTCGCTGGCGATGCCCGGTCTGGAGGCCGATTTGGGCATCTCGAAGGTCAGCCTCGGCATCTTCCTGACACTCAACGGCATCATCTACGGCGTCTCGCGTTTCGTGAACGGCATCCTGGCCGACCGCATGAACGCCCGCTGGTACATGGCTATCGGACTGGCGCTCTGCGCCCTGGCCAACTTCGCCTTCGGATTCGGCGAGGATATCTCCACCTGGATCACCGGAGAGGAGACCGGCGACCGCTTCACCAATACGATGATCCTCTTCATGGGGATCATGTGGGTGGTGAACGGGCTGCTGCAGGGTTCGGGATTCCCGCCCTGCGCCCGGCTGCTGACCCACTGGATCCCGCCGAAGGAGCTGGCCACGAAGATGTCGCTCTGGAACACCTCGCACTCCATCGGGGCGGGTCTCGTGGTGATCCTCTGCGGCTACATCATGGGGCACCTCGGTCAGAACCTCTCGGCCGATCCTGAAGCCGTGGCACGGATTGCGGCCAATCTGGGGATCGAGAGTTCGGATTCCGAAGGGATGGCCACGGTAATGAGTTTTGCCGCACACTCCGGGGCCTGGCGGTGGTGTTTCTGGGTCCCTTCGGCCATTGCCTTTGCCGGGGCCATCGGACTGGTGGCCTTCCTGCGTGACACCCCGACGTCGGTCGGCCTGCCCGAACTCGAAGGCACCGAAGTCGACAACGGCTCCGCGCAGGGGACCGTCGACCGCAAGGGGGTCGAATACAAGGCCTTCCTGATGAAGCATGTCTTCCGCAATCCGTTGATCTGGATCCTTGGCGCGGCGAACTTCTTCGTCTACGTCGTGCGTTTCTCTGTGCTGGACTGGGGGCCTTCGCTGCTGAGCCAGTCTAAAGGGGTCAGCATGGCACACGCCGGGTGGCTCGTTGCGATGTTCGAGATCGCCGGAATTCTCGGAATGCTCTTCGCCGGCTGGGCCACGGACCGCTGGCTGAAGGGACGAGCTCACCGGACCTGCGTCTTCTGCATGGCCGGAGCGGCCCTCTTCGTCTTCCTCTTCTGGCGTCTGCCGTCCGATGCCCCGATCTGGCTGCTCTTCGCCACGCTCTGCGCCGCCGGGTTCTGCATCTACGGCCCGCAGGCCCTCATCGGAATCGCCGCGGCCAACCAAGCCACGAAAAAGGCCGCCGCAACAGCCAACGGCCTGACCGGACTGTTCGGCTATGCCTCGACGCTCGTTTCGGGCGTGGGACTGGGATTCGTAGCCCAGCACTACGGGTGGAGCTGGGCCTATGTGGGGATTCTCGGCATGGCACTGATCGGCATGGTGATTTTCCTGCTGATGTGGGATGCCCGGGCCGACGGCTACGCCACGGAGTCCGGAGACCGGTAG